Proteins found in one Bombus terrestris chromosome 1, iyBomTerr1.2, whole genome shotgun sequence genomic segment:
- the LOC100642912 gene encoding probable phospholipid hydroperoxide glutathione peroxidase isoform X2: MTQLIAATMSGNDNYKEAKSIYDFTAKSIKGEEVPLSNYKGHVCLIVNVASKCGLTATNYKQLNELYDEYADSKGLRILAFPCNQFNGQEPGGTEEICSFADRQKVKFDIFEKIDVNGDKAHPLWKYLKKEQGGILGDFIKWNFTKFIVNKEGKVVERHGPNVDPNSLKNNFEKYF; this comes from the exons TTATAGCAGCAACCATGAGTGGGAACGATAATTACAAAGAAGCGAAATCGATTTACGATTTCACTGCTAAATCCATAAAAGGTGAAGAAGTTCCTCTATCCAA TTACAAAGGTCACGTTTGTTTAATCGTAAACGTAGCATCAAAGTGCGGCCTTACAGCCACAAATTACAAGCAACTGAATGAACTGTACGACGAGTATGCTGACTCTAAAg GTTTACGAATCTTGGCGTTTCCCTGTAACCAATTTAATGGACAGGAACCAGGAGGTACCGAAGAAATATGCAGTTTTGCCGATCGACAAAAG gttaaatttgatatattcgAAAAGATTGACGTCAATGGAGACAAGGCGCATCCTTTGTGGAAATATCTAAAGAAAGAACAAGGAGGAATTTTGGGTGATTTCATAAAATGGAACTTCACAAAATTCATCGTGAACAAAGAAGGCAAAGTGGTTGAACGTCATGGTCCGAACGTAGACCCCAACAGTTTGAAAAACAATTTCGAAAAATACTTCTAA
- the LOC100642912 gene encoding probable phospholipid hydroperoxide glutathione peroxidase isoform X1 translates to MNILKLLLPVGFVQVRNFSVIAATMSGNDNYKEAKSIYDFTAKSIKGEEVPLSNYKGHVCLIVNVASKCGLTATNYKQLNELYDEYADSKGLRILAFPCNQFNGQEPGGTEEICSFADRQKVKFDIFEKIDVNGDKAHPLWKYLKKEQGGILGDFIKWNFTKFIVNKEGKVVERHGPNVDPNSLKNNFEKYF, encoded by the exons TTATAGCAGCAACCATGAGTGGGAACGATAATTACAAAGAAGCGAAATCGATTTACGATTTCACTGCTAAATCCATAAAAGGTGAAGAAGTTCCTCTATCCAA TTACAAAGGTCACGTTTGTTTAATCGTAAACGTAGCATCAAAGTGCGGCCTTACAGCCACAAATTACAAGCAACTGAATGAACTGTACGACGAGTATGCTGACTCTAAAg GTTTACGAATCTTGGCGTTTCCCTGTAACCAATTTAATGGACAGGAACCAGGAGGTACCGAAGAAATATGCAGTTTTGCCGATCGACAAAAG gttaaatttgatatattcgAAAAGATTGACGTCAATGGAGACAAGGCGCATCCTTTGTGGAAATATCTAAAGAAAGAACAAGGAGGAATTTTGGGTGATTTCATAAAATGGAACTTCACAAAATTCATCGTGAACAAAGAAGGCAAAGTGGTTGAACGTCATGGTCCGAACGTAGACCCCAACAGTTTGAAAAACAATTTCGAAAAATACTTCTAA
- the LOC100642912 gene encoding probable phospholipid hydroperoxide glutathione peroxidase isoform X3, whose translation MSGNDNYKEAKSIYDFTAKSIKGEEVPLSNYKGHVCLIVNVASKCGLTATNYKQLNELYDEYADSKGLRILAFPCNQFNGQEPGGTEEICSFADRQKVKFDIFEKIDVNGDKAHPLWKYLKKEQGGILGDFIKWNFTKFIVNKEGKVVERHGPNVDPNSLKNNFEKYF comes from the exons ATGAGTGGGAACGATAATTACAAAGAAGCGAAATCGATTTACGATTTCACTGCTAAATCCATAAAAGGTGAAGAAGTTCCTCTATCCAA TTACAAAGGTCACGTTTGTTTAATCGTAAACGTAGCATCAAAGTGCGGCCTTACAGCCACAAATTACAAGCAACTGAATGAACTGTACGACGAGTATGCTGACTCTAAAg GTTTACGAATCTTGGCGTTTCCCTGTAACCAATTTAATGGACAGGAACCAGGAGGTACCGAAGAAATATGCAGTTTTGCCGATCGACAAAAG gttaaatttgatatattcgAAAAGATTGACGTCAATGGAGACAAGGCGCATCCTTTGTGGAAATATCTAAAGAAAGAACAAGGAGGAATTTTGGGTGATTTCATAAAATGGAACTTCACAAAATTCATCGTGAACAAAGAAGGCAAAGTGGTTGAACGTCATGGTCCGAACGTAGACCCCAACAGTTTGAAAAACAATTTCGAAAAATACTTCTAA